Proteins from a genomic interval of Nocardioidaceae bacterium:
- a CDS encoding MFS transporter, with amino-acid sequence MITSPRLPVGRASGWTGALLVGLAFAVGMAGATLPTPLYPVYADRLGFGELTVTLVFSAYAVGVTGGLLLLGHWSDQLGRRPVVLAGLGFSLLSAVCFLLPLALPWLYAGRVLSGVSAGILTGTATAYVVDLAPASSSGRASLLAAGVNMGGLGVGPLLTGVLMVSGPSDTRLTYAVHLVLTVVAAALLLGVAETVTRSREPSLRPRRLHVPVGARAVFLRSAIAGFAGFAVLGLFTAVSPAFLADVLGRDSPVLVGLVVLLLFGSSVVGQAVSTGMGTDRSLPLGCVLLVLGMAAVAWALATASLGWLCGGAVVAGVGQGLSFRAGLAGVTAATPEEQRGAVTSTFFVALYVGISFPVIGEGALASAVGLRPAGIAFSVLVGVMAVVAVVLLLRQRNRAAETTTPAPTG; translated from the coding sequence GTGATCACGTCGCCCCGTCTCCCCGTCGGTCGTGCGTCCGGGTGGACCGGCGCACTCCTCGTCGGGCTCGCCTTCGCGGTCGGGATGGCCGGGGCGACACTGCCCACGCCTCTCTACCCCGTCTACGCCGACCGGCTGGGGTTCGGTGAGCTGACCGTGACGCTTGTCTTCAGCGCCTACGCCGTCGGGGTCACGGGGGGCCTGCTCCTGCTCGGCCACTGGTCGGACCAGCTGGGCCGGCGCCCCGTCGTGCTCGCCGGTCTGGGGTTCTCGCTGCTCTCGGCGGTCTGCTTCCTGCTGCCGCTGGCGCTGCCCTGGTTGTACGCCGGGCGGGTGCTCTCCGGTGTCTCGGCGGGCATCCTCACCGGTACGGCGACGGCGTACGTCGTGGACCTGGCACCGGCGAGCAGCAGCGGGCGCGCGAGTCTGCTCGCGGCCGGCGTCAACATGGGCGGCCTCGGCGTCGGGCCGCTCCTCACCGGGGTGCTCATGGTGAGCGGGCCCTCCGACACCCGTCTCACCTACGCGGTGCACCTCGTGCTGACAGTGGTCGCCGCCGCACTCCTGCTCGGTGTCGCGGAGACCGTGACACGATCCCGCGAGCCGTCACTGCGGCCCCGACGGCTGCACGTCCCGGTCGGCGCACGAGCGGTGTTCCTGCGGTCGGCGATCGCCGGCTTCGCGGGCTTCGCGGTGCTGGGGCTCTTCACCGCGGTCTCCCCGGCGTTCCTGGCCGACGTGCTGGGACGCGACAGCCCTGTGCTGGTCGGCCTGGTGGTGCTGCTGCTGTTCGGGTCCTCCGTGGTGGGGCAGGCGGTCTCGACGGGGATGGGGACTGACCGTTCCCTGCCCCTCGGCTGCGTGCTGCTCGTGCTGGGCATGGCCGCGGTCGCGTGGGCGCTGGCCACGGCCTCGCTCGGTTGGCTGTGCGGGGGCGCGGTCGTCGCCGGGGTCGGCCAGGGCCTCAGCTTCCGGGCAGGCCTGGCGGGCGTCACCGCCGCGACGCCCGAGGAGCAGCGCGGCGCGGTGACCTCGACCTTCTTCGTCGCGCTCTACGTCGGCATCTCCTTCCCGGTGATCGGCGAGGGCGCCCTGGCCTCGGCCGTGGGACTGCGTCCCGCGGGCATCGCCTTCAGCGTCCTCGTCGGGGTGATGGCCGTCGTCGCCGTCGTGCTCCTGCTGAGGCAACGGAACCGCGCGGCCGAGACCACGACGCCGGCGCCCACCGGGTGA
- a CDS encoding 2Fe-2S iron-sulfur cluster binding domain-containing protein, with protein sequence MGQVTFVEHDGTDHEVGIEEGASLMRHAVDNLVPGIDADCGGDASCGTCHVIVDQGWYDRTGSIGDDEQLMLDMTPERADTSRLACQIEVTEELDGLQVTLPEFQM encoded by the coding sequence ATGGGACAGGTCACCTTCGTCGAGCACGACGGCACCGACCATGAGGTCGGTATCGAGGAGGGCGCATCCCTGATGCGCCACGCCGTGGACAACCTCGTGCCCGGCATCGACGCGGACTGCGGGGGCGATGCGTCCTGCGGCACCTGTCACGTCATCGTCGACCAGGGGTGGTACGACCGGACCGGCTCGATCGGCGACGACGAGCAGCTCATGCTCGACATGACACCCGAACGCGCCGACACCTCACGACTGGCGTGCCAGATCGAGGTGACCGAGGAGCTCGACGGCCTCCAGGTGACCCTGCCCGAGTTCCAGATGTGA
- a CDS encoding SdpI family protein, producing MTDVATGGLIAGSLMVLANIVVQQATIAAAFGVLGPNAYVGIRTDATRSDPAAWRAAHRAGIVIVGAGTLLGIALGAGGLFTALAEESTASVVLTLASAGTLAATVGWAAVRGHRVAADIAEDAAPR from the coding sequence GTGACCGACGTCGCGACCGGCGGGCTCATCGCCGGGTCGTTGATGGTGCTCGCCAACATCGTCGTGCAGCAGGCGACGATCGCCGCGGCCTTCGGCGTGCTCGGACCCAACGCGTACGTCGGCATCCGCACCGACGCGACCCGCAGCGACCCCGCCGCCTGGCGAGCGGCCCACCGCGCCGGGATCGTGATCGTGGGCGCGGGCACCCTGCTCGGCATCGCCCTCGGGGCCGGGGGACTCTTCACCGCCCTGGCCGAGGAGTCGACCGCCTCGGTCGTGCTGACCCTCGCGTCGGCCGGCACGCTCGCCGCGACCGTCGGGTGGGCTGCCGTCCGCGGTCACCGTGTCGCCGCCGACATCGCTGAGGACGCCGCTCCGCGCTGA
- a CDS encoding M23 family metallopeptidase: protein MDDARATPRRRRRGLVRGQAGTLARAMPALVLAGGVLTLPLGAAAGAPVSTAGPALPDIPTAVGGLTDTTDTSDTADAPGSSTTLGAAAESTVAIDERRAQARAERRRRAADVRRAAERLEADRQVALTAMWEPDPTLLAPRESDSPQTAEVRSRLAALVERLSRASSDYEEALYAADRSRVEARRARAASAAAAERSGIARQRWVEDRAALVAIATDTYRNGSVGDLGLVLGAGSAEDDEAFFSGLTLLTQVNSSQGDATARAAASARALADAVAEQERAEARAERTAVRNAAALSRSARTRTQVVEDVRRAQALIQQSILVDEIAAAVDTDELTEASARAAAELEGGVVFPLPLDSGWRDNDNWGNAGGHWRRGHTGDDFSVACGTPVYAAHQGTVSIRTDQGWSGKWLVTVQTGEGGLATWYAHMMGLATQNGAEVEAGDVIGYVGSLGNSTGCHLHFEVHPLGGSIYEDNVDPVAWLTIARAYPGVS from the coding sequence ATGGACGATGCGCGCGCGACGCCGCGTCGTCGACGGCGCGGACTCGTGCGGGGACAGGCAGGGACACTGGCCCGTGCGATGCCCGCTCTCGTGCTCGCCGGTGGCGTCCTCACGCTCCCGCTCGGTGCCGCCGCCGGGGCTCCGGTGAGCACGGCCGGACCCGCGCTGCCGGACATCCCCACTGCGGTGGGTGGGCTCACCGACACCACCGACACCAGCGACACCGCGGACGCCCCCGGCTCCTCGACCACGCTCGGCGCCGCCGCGGAGTCCACGGTCGCGATCGACGAACGACGCGCGCAGGCTCGCGCGGAGCGACGTCGCCGCGCGGCCGACGTACGCCGCGCCGCCGAGCGGCTCGAGGCCGACCGGCAGGTGGCGCTCACAGCGATGTGGGAGCCCGACCCGACCCTCCTGGCGCCGCGCGAATCCGACTCCCCGCAGACCGCCGAGGTGCGCTCGCGGCTCGCGGCCCTGGTCGAGAGGTTGAGCCGCGCGAGCAGCGACTACGAGGAGGCGTTGTACGCCGCGGACCGCAGCCGGGTCGAGGCGCGACGCGCACGGGCTGCGTCGGCGGCCGCCGCGGAGCGGTCCGGGATCGCGAGGCAGCGGTGGGTCGAGGACCGTGCCGCGCTGGTGGCGATCGCCACGGACACCTACCGCAACGGGTCCGTCGGCGATCTCGGCCTGGTGCTGGGCGCCGGTTCGGCGGAGGACGACGAGGCCTTCTTCTCCGGTCTCACGCTGCTGACACAGGTCAACAGCTCCCAGGGCGACGCCACCGCTCGCGCGGCAGCCTCGGCACGCGCGCTCGCCGACGCCGTCGCCGAGCAGGAACGGGCCGAGGCCCGGGCCGAGCGGACGGCCGTACGCAACGCCGCGGCGCTGAGCCGCAGCGCCCGCACCCGCACCCAGGTCGTCGAGGACGTCCGGCGTGCCCAGGCCCTGATCCAGCAGTCGATCCTCGTGGACGAGATCGCCGCCGCGGTCGACACCGACGAGCTCACCGAGGCGAGCGCCCGTGCCGCGGCCGAGCTCGAGGGCGGCGTGGTCTTCCCCCTGCCCCTGGACTCCGGCTGGCGCGACAACGACAACTGGGGCAACGCCGGCGGCCACTGGCGTCGCGGTCACACCGGCGACGACTTCTCGGTGGCCTGCGGCACCCCCGTGTACGCCGCCCACCAGGGCACGGTGTCGATCCGCACGGACCAGGGCTGGTCCGGCAAGTGGCTCGTCACGGTGCAGACGGGCGAGGGCGGACTGGCGACGTGGTACGCCCACATGATGGGTCTGGCCACGCAGAACGGCGCCGAGGTCGAGGCCGGTGATGTCATCGGCTACGTCGGGTCGCTGGGCAACTCCACCGGCTGCCACCTGCACTTCGAGGTGCATCCGCTCGGCGGATCGATCTACGAGGACAACGTCGACCCGGTGGCCTGGCTCACGATCGCGCGCGCGTACCCCGGGGTCTCGTGA
- the phaZ gene encoding poly(3-hydroxyalkanoate) depolymerase, which yields MSRTDVMEHEDPTIEEPPGAPERVRQVTVRGISARVSVRPGTGPYTDAPPLLLCNGIGISFEAFGPFVEALDPRRGVVRFDVPGVGGSAPPPFPYTIAALSSWVTALMAKLGYREFDVLGISWGGGLAQQLAVQSRRRVRRVVLVATGTGALMVPANPKVLGIMATPRRHRDPGYAAEVAGTIYGGTMRTHPEQGAALLHSMTRAGPKRGYYYQLLAMTGWSSLPFLKLIRQPTLVMGGDDDPIIPAVNPRMQARLIPRARLHLYDGGHISLMTEAEQLAPVVETFLDEQDTNDSDTHAD from the coding sequence ATGAGCCGCACAGACGTCATGGAGCACGAGGACCCCACCATCGAGGAGCCGCCCGGTGCGCCGGAGCGGGTGCGTCAGGTCACTGTGCGTGGCATCAGCGCGCGGGTCTCGGTCCGCCCCGGCACCGGCCCGTACACCGACGCGCCGCCCCTGCTGCTGTGCAACGGCATCGGGATCAGCTTCGAGGCCTTCGGCCCCTTCGTCGAGGCCCTGGACCCACGCCGCGGCGTCGTGCGCTTCGACGTGCCGGGTGTCGGCGGCAGCGCACCACCGCCGTTCCCGTACACGATCGCCGCCCTCTCCTCCTGGGTCACCGCCCTGATGGCCAAGCTCGGGTACCGCGAGTTCGACGTGCTCGGCATCAGCTGGGGCGGCGGGCTCGCCCAGCAGCTCGCGGTGCAGTCCCGACGTCGCGTACGCCGGGTCGTGCTCGTCGCCACCGGCACCGGCGCGCTGATGGTGCCCGCCAACCCGAAGGTGCTCGGGATCATGGCCACACCGCGGCGGCACCGCGATCCCGGGTACGCGGCCGAGGTCGCCGGCACCATCTACGGGGGCACGATGCGCACCCACCCCGAGCAGGGCGCAGCCCTGCTGCACTCGATGACCAGGGCCGGCCCCAAACGCGGCTACTACTACCAGCTGCTCGCGATGACCGGGTGGAGCAGCCTGCCGTTCCTCAAGCTCATCCGGCAGCCGACCCTGGTCATGGGCGGGGACGACGACCCGATCATCCCCGCGGTCAACCCGCGGATGCAGGCCCGACTGATCCCACGGGCCCGGTTGCACCTCTACGACGGCGGCCACATCTCGCTGATGACCGAGGCCGAGCAGCTGGCCCCCGTCGTGGAGACGTTCTTGGACGAGCAGGACACGAACGACTCCGACACCCACGCCGACTGA
- a CDS encoding M15 family metallopeptidase, producing MRRARDGGPRAVRLALAAGLLAAAACSAPGSDPAQPEAPTVAPSASARSDPSREVTPRGGGTLRPRPGTVPPPWLGTRVLPERADGFGEVRPTPRPLRRRAFTLPGSVAPAAELPGDGFAGRVVAPAPARVIARSTWEPRCPVGAGELAWVRVAFHGFDDARHTGELLVASTWAEDVVDVFAELYAARFPIEQMRITRAEELDVPPTGDGNNTGAFVCRPVTGGTSFSEHAYGRAIDVNPFQNPYVRDDLVVPELASAYLDRDRRAPGIIREGGPVVEAFARIGWVWGGDYTSLRDWQHFSSTGG from the coding sequence ATGAGGCGCGCTCGCGACGGCGGACCACGCGCCGTACGCCTCGCGCTGGCGGCCGGTCTGCTCGCTGCCGCCGCCTGCAGTGCCCCGGGATCCGATCCTGCGCAGCCGGAGGCGCCGACGGTGGCCCCGTCGGCGTCCGCGCGAAGTGACCCCTCGCGAGAGGTGACCCCTCGCGGAGGGGGGACGCTGCGGCCGAGGCCAGGTACCGTGCCTCCGCCGTGGCTCGGCACCCGCGTGCTGCCGGAGCGGGCCGACGGCTTCGGCGAGGTGCGACCGACACCGCGGCCGCTGCGGCGGCGTGCCTTCACGCTGCCGGGCAGCGTCGCCCCGGCGGCCGAGCTGCCGGGCGACGGTTTCGCCGGCCGCGTCGTGGCACCCGCCCCGGCACGGGTGATCGCGCGCTCCACCTGGGAGCCGAGGTGCCCGGTGGGGGCCGGGGAGCTCGCCTGGGTCCGGGTCGCCTTCCACGGCTTCGACGACGCCCGGCACACCGGTGAGCTGCTCGTCGCGAGCACCTGGGCCGAGGACGTCGTGGACGTCTTCGCCGAGCTGTACGCAGCCCGGTTCCCGATCGAGCAGATGCGCATCACCCGCGCCGAGGAGCTCGACGTGCCACCGACCGGCGACGGCAACAACACCGGTGCCTTCGTCTGCCGGCCCGTCACCGGCGGCACGTCCTTCTCCGAGCACGCCTACGGTCGCGCGATCGACGTGAACCCGTTCCAGAACCCGTACGTGCGCGACGACCTCGTCGTGCCCGAGCTCGCCTCGGCCTACCTCGACCGCGACCGGCGGGCCCCCGGGATCATCCGCGAGGGTGGCCCCGTGGTCGAGGCGTTCGCGCGGATCGGGTGGGTGTGGGGTGGGGACTACACCTCGCTGAGAGACTGGCAGCACTTCTCCAGCACCGGAGGCTGA
- a CDS encoding acyl-CoA dehydrogenase family protein: MPDRDESPFSDFLSFELLLDDDDRDLLRRTRAFMTQEVEPLINDHWTRASFPHEIVPGMAELGIAGLVVDHESCPNRGALVDGMISMELARTDPSIATFMGVHGGLAMLSIRVGGDEEQHDRWLPAMARMEKIGAFGLTEPEIGSAISQGMLTTAKRDGDEWILDGDKKWIGNAAFADVLVIWARDVDDDQVKGFVVEKGTEGVEFEIIEDKIALRAVENAEVHLRGARVPEANRLQRADSFATTSEVLRLTRMSVAWMAVGCARGAYEHALAYTKQREQFGKPIASFQLVQDLLVKMLSNVTAATAMNVRASQLQDAGLLADEHASLCKAHATVRMRETVGWAREVLGGNGILLEHHVGRFVADAEAIYSYEGTREINSLIVGRAITGESAFV; encoded by the coding sequence GTGCCAGACCGTGACGAGAGCCCGTTCTCCGACTTCCTCTCCTTCGAGCTGCTGCTCGACGACGACGACCGCGACCTGCTGCGGCGGACGCGCGCCTTCATGACCCAGGAGGTCGAGCCCCTCATCAACGACCACTGGACCCGGGCGAGCTTCCCCCACGAGATCGTGCCGGGCATGGCGGAGCTCGGCATCGCCGGCCTCGTCGTCGACCACGAGTCGTGCCCGAATCGCGGGGCGCTGGTGGACGGGATGATCTCGATGGAGCTCGCTCGCACCGACCCGAGCATCGCGACCTTCATGGGCGTCCACGGTGGTCTCGCGATGCTCTCCATCCGGGTAGGCGGCGACGAGGAGCAGCACGACCGCTGGCTGCCGGCGATGGCGCGCATGGAGAAGATCGGCGCCTTCGGGCTGACCGAGCCCGAGATCGGCTCCGCGATCTCCCAGGGAATGCTGACCACTGCGAAGCGCGACGGGGACGAGTGGATCCTCGACGGCGACAAGAAGTGGATCGGCAACGCCGCGTTCGCCGACGTGCTGGTCATCTGGGCGCGCGACGTCGACGACGACCAGGTCAAGGGCTTCGTGGTCGAGAAGGGCACCGAGGGTGTCGAGTTCGAGATCATCGAGGACAAGATCGCGTTGCGCGCGGTGGAGAACGCCGAGGTCCACCTGCGCGGCGCGCGCGTGCCCGAGGCCAACCGGCTGCAGCGCGCCGACTCCTTCGCCACCACCTCCGAGGTGCTGCGGCTGACACGCATGAGCGTCGCCTGGATGGCGGTGGGGTGTGCCCGCGGCGCCTACGAGCACGCCCTCGCCTACACCAAGCAGCGCGAGCAGTTCGGCAAGCCCATCGCGAGCTTCCAGCTGGTGCAGGACCTGCTCGTGAAGATGCTCTCGAACGTGACCGCGGCCACCGCGATGAACGTCCGCGCGTCGCAGCTGCAGGACGCGGGCCTGCTCGCCGACGAGCACGCCTCGCTGTGCAAGGCGCACGCGACGGTGCGCATGCGCGAGACGGTCGGGTGGGCCCGCGAGGTCCTCGGCGGCAACGGCATCCTGCTCGAGCACCACGTGGGCCGCTTCGTCGCGGACGCCGAGGCGATCTACTCCTACGAGGGCACGCGTGAGATCAACAGCCTCATCGTCGGTCGCGCGATCACAGGGGAGAGCGCCTTCGTGTGA
- a CDS encoding FAD-dependent oxidoreductase — protein MSAHDRTCVVVGAGHAAVALAAALRQGGWTGPIRLIGEEGGLPYERPPLSKSFLAGEKAPDAFPLRPASFFATHDIELIAARAARLDRDACVVELEDGEEVAYDRLALATGARPVPLAVPGADLAGVHLLRSLADVEAIRADLALTGDGAPVVMVGGGYVGLEAAASLRGLGHDVTVLEAADRVLARVTSPPVSAFFTRLHHEEGVRVETGVEVVGLESDGGGRAARVRTADGGSHQADLVIVGIGVRACAGLAEDAGLEVDRGVVVDAGCRTSDPAVVALGDCARVRPDDGGPAVCLESVPNAREQARAAAATLLGLPRPPVAVPWFWSDQYDLTLQTAGDVTGHGEIVLRGDPGSGRSFAAFHLDDGRLVGADCVARPREFMMTRKLLAAGTSPDPALLADESVEVPEIMARLLTARR, from the coding sequence ATGAGCGCGCACGATCGCACCTGCGTCGTCGTCGGCGCCGGTCACGCTGCCGTCGCCCTGGCGGCCGCGCTGCGACAGGGCGGGTGGACCGGCCCGATCCGTCTCATCGGCGAGGAGGGCGGACTGCCGTACGAACGGCCGCCGCTGTCGAAGTCGTTCCTCGCGGGCGAGAAGGCCCCCGATGCCTTCCCGTTGCGGCCGGCGTCCTTCTTCGCCACGCACGACATCGAGCTGATCGCGGCGCGCGCGGCACGACTCGATCGCGACGCCTGCGTCGTCGAGCTCGAGGACGGCGAGGAGGTGGCGTACGACAGGCTCGCCCTGGCCACCGGGGCCCGGCCGGTGCCGCTCGCCGTGCCTGGCGCCGATCTCGCCGGAGTGCACCTGCTGCGCAGCCTGGCCGACGTCGAGGCCATCCGCGCCGACCTCGCGCTCACGGGCGATGGAGCCCCGGTGGTGATGGTGGGCGGCGGGTACGTCGGCCTCGAGGCGGCGGCATCGCTGCGCGGACTCGGACACGACGTGACCGTGCTGGAGGCGGCCGACCGGGTGCTGGCCCGGGTGACCTCGCCGCCGGTCTCGGCGTTCTTCACGCGGCTGCACCACGAGGAGGGCGTACGCGTCGAGACCGGGGTCGAGGTCGTGGGTCTCGAGTCCGACGGGGGTGGACGAGCGGCACGGGTGCGCACCGCCGACGGAGGGTCCCACCAGGCCGACCTCGTCATCGTCGGGATCGGCGTACGCGCCTGCGCGGGCCTGGCCGAGGACGCCGGCCTCGAGGTCGACCGCGGCGTCGTCGTCGACGCGGGCTGCCGCACCTCCGACCCGGCCGTGGTCGCGCTGGGCGACTGCGCCCGCGTACGCCCCGACGACGGCGGGCCGGCCGTCTGCCTGGAGTCGGTGCCCAACGCCCGGGAGCAGGCCCGGGCGGCGGCCGCGACGCTGCTCGGACTGCCGCGGCCACCCGTGGCCGTGCCCTGGTTCTGGTCCGATCAGTACGACCTCACCCTGCAGACCGCCGGTGACGTCACCGGGCACGGCGAGATCGTCCTGCGCGGAGACCCGGGCAGCGGTCGCAGCTTCGCGGCGTTCCACCTGGACGACGGGCGGCTCGTCGGTGCGGACTGCGTGGCCCGCCCGCGCGAGTTCATGATGACCAGGAAGCTGCTGGCGGCCGGGACGAGCCCGGACCCGGCGCTGCTCGCGGACGAGTCCGTCGAGGTCCCGGAGATCATGGCGAGGCTGCTGACCGCCCGGCGCTGA
- a CDS encoding cytochrome P450, with translation MTISGQFMSATASVVPMHWQVRAAHLVQKSLDLAGLGARVPTFTETPLPDAAHVSLADIDLSNPFLWRQQKFEGYAARLRAEQPVHHVADSPFGAFWSVTRHADIMYVDKHHDLFSAEPIITLGDQPKGLPVRTFIAMDPPEHDAHRRAVQGVVAPRNLQEMEALIRERTTEVLDGLPVGEPFDWVERVSIELTARMLVTLLDFPYERRHELVVWSDLAAASPETTGGLAVRDDFFPAVAEVAKAFSALWRDKEARIRAGEEPGFDLMSLMITDEDTKDLIHRPMEFLGNLALLIVGGNDTTRNSMSGGILAMSRWPDQLEMLKADRSLIPNAVSEIIRWQTPLAYMRRVATQDVEVGGVTIRKGDKVVMWYASGNRDEEKFPDGDRVVVDRKNARNHVAFGYGIHRCMGNRLAELQLKILWEELLTRFDSVEVVEEPERVQSNFVRGYSRMMVRLTPVG, from the coding sequence ATGACGATCAGCGGACAGTTCATGAGCGCCACCGCCTCGGTGGTGCCGATGCACTGGCAGGTCAGGGCGGCCCACCTGGTGCAGAAGAGCCTCGACCTCGCGGGGCTGGGAGCCCGGGTCCCGACCTTCACCGAGACCCCGCTCCCCGACGCCGCCCACGTGTCGCTCGCGGACATCGACCTGTCGAACCCGTTCCTGTGGCGGCAGCAGAAGTTCGAGGGGTACGCCGCTCGGCTGCGTGCGGAACAGCCCGTCCACCACGTCGCGGACAGCCCCTTCGGCGCCTTCTGGTCGGTGACCAGGCACGCCGACATCATGTACGTCGACAAGCACCACGACCTGTTCTCCGCCGAACCGATCATCACCCTCGGCGACCAGCCCAAGGGTCTGCCCGTCCGCACCTTCATCGCGATGGACCCACCCGAGCACGACGCCCACCGTCGGGCCGTGCAGGGCGTCGTGGCGCCGAGGAACCTCCAGGAGATGGAGGCGCTCATCCGTGAACGCACCACCGAGGTGCTCGACGGGCTGCCGGTGGGTGAGCCCTTCGACTGGGTCGAGCGCGTCTCGATCGAGCTCACGGCCCGGATGCTGGTGACCCTGCTCGACTTCCCGTACGAGCGTCGTCACGAGCTCGTCGTGTGGTCGGACCTCGCTGCCGCGAGCCCCGAGACGACCGGCGGGCTCGCCGTGCGCGACGACTTCTTCCCCGCCGTCGCCGAGGTCGCCAAGGCCTTCTCCGCTTTGTGGCGGGACAAGGAGGCCCGTATCAGGGCGGGCGAGGAGCCGGGTTTCGACCTGATGAGCCTGATGATCACCGACGAGGACACCAAGGACCTCATCCACCGGCCGATGGAGTTCCTCGGCAACCTCGCACTGCTCATCGTCGGCGGCAACGACACCACCCGCAACTCGATGAGCGGCGGCATCCTGGCGATGAGCCGGTGGCCCGACCAGCTCGAGATGCTGAAGGCGGACCGGTCCCTCATCCCCAACGCGGTCAGCGAGATCATCCGCTGGCAGACGCCGCTGGCGTACATGCGACGCGTGGCGACGCAGGACGTCGAGGTCGGCGGCGTCACCATCCGCAAGGGCGACAAGGTCGTCATGTGGTACGCCTCGGGCAACCGCGACGAGGAGAAGTTTCCTGACGGCGATCGGGTGGTCGTCGACCGCAAGAACGCCCGCAACCACGTGGCGTTCGGCTACGGCATCCACCGGTGCATGGGCAACCGGCTCGCCGAGCTGCAGCTGAAGATCCTGTGGGAGGAGCTGCTGACGCGCTTCGACTCTGTCGAGGTCGTCGAGGAGCCCGAGCGGGTGCAGTCGAACTTCGTGCGCGGCTACTCCCGCATGATGGTCCGCCTCACGCCGGTCGGCTGA